A DNA window from Pseudomonas wuhanensis contains the following coding sequences:
- a CDS encoding type II toxin-antitoxin system RelE/ParE family toxin, translated as MINKKKTCEIHQTPEFEDWLDGVKDVQGKAAILARLDRAGDGNFGDCEPVGDGVSEMRVFVGPGYRIYFVRSGKAEFLMLSGSDKTDQKRGIKRAKTILDALRGQ; from the coding sequence ATGATCAATAAGAAAAAAACATGCGAGATCCACCAAACGCCCGAGTTTGAGGATTGGCTTGACGGTGTGAAGGATGTTCAAGGAAAAGCGGCCATCTTGGCCCGCCTGGATCGCGCCGGAGACGGCAATTTTGGAGATTGCGAACCGGTAGGCGATGGGGTGAGCGAAATGCGTGTTTTTGTAGGACCAGGGTACAGAATTTACTTTGTACGCTCGGGGAAAGCTGAGTTCTTGATGCTCAGCGGAAGCGATAAAACGGATCAAAAGCGAGGTATCAAGCGAGCTAAAACGATCCTCGATGCGCTGAGAGGCCAATGA
- a CDS encoding FAD/FMN-containing dehydrogenase → MKYWPVVLLSLLPLWAQALEVGERLAPWTLLDQFDQAFTLDNQTQTLLVARSMDAAKLVGAALQDQPKGYLEARHAVFVADIQRMPRLIAKMFAIPAMRDYSYRVMLDRDSRVAPRYPGSVDKVLWLQLKDGQLVGKHEYATAAQLREALEKALP, encoded by the coding sequence TTGAAATATTGGCCGGTGGTATTGCTCAGTCTTCTGCCTCTTTGGGCTCAGGCGCTGGAGGTTGGCGAGCGCTTGGCGCCGTGGACCTTACTTGATCAGTTCGATCAGGCCTTCACGCTCGATAACCAGACTCAAACGCTGCTGGTGGCGCGCAGCATGGACGCCGCCAAATTGGTCGGCGCCGCTCTGCAGGACCAGCCCAAGGGCTACCTGGAGGCTCGGCACGCGGTATTCGTCGCGGACATCCAGCGCATGCCTCGACTGATCGCGAAGATGTTCGCAATACCGGCCATGCGCGATTATTCCTATCGAGTGATGCTTGACCGTGACAGTCGCGTGGCGCCGCGCTACCCCGGGTCCGTGGATAAAGTGCTTTGGCTGCAGCTCAAGGACGGTCAATTGGTGGGCAAGCACGAATACGCCACGGCGGCACAATTGCGTGAGGCGCTGGAGAAAGCCCTGCCATGA
- a CDS encoding potassium channel family protein, which produces MLLNLLAGLPVMLLCLVLQAIFVTMCLRHYVHFRHSKPPETQWLNILLLSMVMLLMLLSNFVQIAIWATLFMLLNEFDEFAIALYHSAVNFATLGYGDIVMSSRWRLLGPLEAANGILMFGVSTSVMTAAVMDVIKHNMDRLLQRERP; this is translated from the coding sequence ATGCTGTTGAATCTACTGGCCGGCCTTCCCGTGATGTTGTTATGCCTGGTACTGCAAGCCATTTTCGTGACTATGTGCCTGCGTCATTACGTGCATTTCAGGCATTCCAAACCGCCTGAAACGCAATGGCTGAATATCCTGTTGTTGTCGATGGTGATGCTGCTGATGTTGCTGAGTAATTTCGTGCAGATCGCCATCTGGGCCACGCTGTTCATGCTGCTCAACGAATTCGACGAATTCGCCATCGCGCTGTATCACTCGGCGGTCAACTTCGCCACGCTAGGCTACGGCGATATCGTCATGTCCTCTCGCTGGCGTCTGCTTGGCCCATTGGAGGCCGCCAACGGAATCCTGATGTTTGGTGTCTCCACCTCAGTGATGACCGCCGCGGTGATGGATGTCATAAAGCACAACATGGACAGGTTACTGCAGCGTGAACGCCCATAG
- a CDS encoding AI-2E family transporter: MVPIPTLEKVFSRDLLDVLIRAGVIAVLVMFCFQIFSPFLDLMLWSVILAITLYPLQVRFKGKLGNKDGITATLIVLIVISILMVPVYLLGASLADSVERVMTMVKTDSFHIPPPSDAVASWPLVGEPLYNLWAQATTDLPDLAQKFIPQIKGISLSLLSKLAGVSMGLLLFIVALLIAGIFLAYGESGHRSAVRIVTRFSGPINGPKIADLCTATIRAVALGVVGIAFIQMLLVGIGFVFMGVPGAGILALAVLLLGIMQLPATLITLPVIVFVFMSEGASTATIVFAIYVFIAGLVDNVLKPLLLGRGVDVPMPVVLIGALGGMVTSGILGLFIGPVILAVGYQLFWEWVDQAQEPGPDNQGQA; encoded by the coding sequence ATGGTTCCCATACCCACTCTCGAAAAGGTTTTTTCCCGAGACCTGCTCGATGTACTGATTCGTGCCGGAGTGATTGCCGTCCTGGTGATGTTTTGCTTTCAGATATTCAGCCCGTTCCTCGACCTGATGCTATGGTCGGTGATCCTGGCAATCACCCTCTACCCCTTGCAAGTCAGGTTCAAAGGCAAGCTGGGGAACAAGGACGGGATCACCGCGACGCTGATCGTATTGATCGTCATCAGTATTCTTATGGTGCCTGTTTATTTGTTGGGAGCCTCGCTTGCGGATTCCGTGGAGAGGGTCATGACCATGGTCAAAACCGACAGTTTCCATATTCCGCCACCGTCCGATGCGGTCGCCAGCTGGCCACTGGTAGGAGAACCTCTCTATAACTTATGGGCACAAGCCACCACTGACCTGCCCGATCTGGCTCAAAAGTTCATACCGCAAATCAAAGGTATCAGCCTCTCCCTGCTGAGCAAGCTTGCGGGTGTCAGCATGGGACTCCTTTTATTCATCGTCGCCTTGCTTATTGCCGGTATTTTTTTAGCGTATGGCGAAAGCGGCCACCGCAGCGCGGTGCGAATCGTGACGCGCTTCAGCGGCCCGATCAACGGGCCGAAAATCGCCGATCTGTGCACCGCCACCATCCGGGCAGTGGCGTTGGGGGTGGTCGGCATTGCGTTCATTCAGATGCTGTTGGTGGGCATCGGCTTTGTGTTCATGGGCGTTCCCGGCGCCGGTATTCTCGCCTTGGCGGTGCTGCTTCTTGGCATCATGCAATTACCGGCAACCCTGATTACCCTTCCGGTCATCGTCTTTGTTTTCATGAGCGAAGGTGCCAGTACGGCGACCATTGTGTTTGCCATTTATGTCTTCATCGCGGGACTGGTCGATAACGTCCTCAAACCGCTGCTGCTCGGTCGTGGTGTTGATGTACCGATGCCAGTGGTGCTGATCGGAGCCTTGGGCGGCATGGTCACGAGCGGAATCCTCGGCCTGTTTATCGGCCCTGTGATACTCGCGGTCGGCTATCAGTTGTTCTGGGAATGGGTGGATCAGGCGCAAGAGCCCGGCCCAGACAACCAGGGACAGGCCTGA
- a CDS encoding SulP family inorganic anion transporter: MSHSDASSPVPEPGRITHRDTGGDTGWSRWLPGLRTLRGYKIAWFRHDLVAGLVLTTMLVPVGIAYAVASGVPGIYGLYATIVPLLAYALFGPSRILVLGPDSSLAAVILAVVLPLSGGDPHRAIALAGMMALVSGAVCILAGIARLGFVTELLSKPIRYGYMNGIALTVLISQLPKFFGFSIESDGPLRNLWAIATAIMEGKANWTAFMVGAATLAVILLLKSNKRVPGILIAVAGATVAVGVLDLAARTGISVLGSLPQGLPAFAIPWITSADIVPVLIGGCAVALVSFADTSVLSRVYAARTRTYVDPNQEMVGLGVANLAAGLFQGFPISSSSSRTPVAEAAGAKTQLTGVIGALAVALLLVVAPDLLKDLPTSALAAVVIASAIGLIEVTDLRRIYRIQRWEFWLSIVCTVGVAVLGAIEGIGLAIVIAVIEFLWDGWRPYSAVLGRAKGVKGYHDIKRYPDARLVPGLVLFRWDAPLFFANAELFHERVLDAVAASPTPVRWLVVAAEPVTSVDVTSADMLAELDETLHAAGIKLCVAEMKDPVKDKLKRFGLFARLGETAFFPTIGTAVDSYLMIHPVDWEDEDH, translated from the coding sequence ATGAGCCATTCGGATGCTTCGTCTCCCGTCCCGGAACCGGGCCGGATTACCCATCGGGATACCGGCGGCGACACCGGTTGGAGTCGCTGGCTGCCAGGACTGCGCACACTGCGCGGATACAAAATAGCCTGGTTTCGGCACGACCTCGTGGCCGGACTGGTACTGACCACGATGCTGGTGCCTGTCGGTATCGCCTACGCGGTGGCATCGGGCGTACCCGGCATCTATGGCCTTTACGCGACCATCGTTCCACTGCTCGCGTATGCGCTGTTCGGACCCAGCCGGATTCTGGTGCTGGGGCCGGATTCCTCGCTGGCTGCCGTTATCCTCGCCGTCGTCCTGCCACTGTCCGGCGGCGATCCGCATCGGGCAATCGCCCTTGCGGGCATGATGGCGCTCGTGTCGGGGGCGGTGTGCATCCTGGCCGGCATAGCGCGCCTTGGCTTTGTCACGGAGCTTCTTTCCAAACCGATCCGCTACGGGTACATGAACGGAATCGCGCTGACGGTATTGATCAGCCAACTGCCCAAGTTTTTCGGTTTTTCGATTGAATCCGACGGCCCGCTGAGAAACCTGTGGGCGATCGCTACAGCGATCATGGAGGGGAAAGCCAACTGGACCGCTTTCATGGTCGGCGCAGCTACTTTGGCGGTGATCCTGTTGCTCAAGAGCAACAAGCGCGTGCCGGGCATTCTGATCGCCGTGGCAGGAGCGACCGTCGCCGTGGGTGTACTGGACCTTGCCGCGCGCACTGGAATATCGGTCCTCGGCTCTCTGCCACAAGGCTTGCCTGCGTTCGCCATCCCCTGGATCACCAGTGCCGATATCGTCCCCGTCCTGATCGGCGGTTGCGCCGTTGCCCTGGTTTCGTTCGCCGATACCAGCGTGCTCTCGCGTGTCTATGCGGCGCGGACCCGTACCTATGTGGACCCGAACCAGGAAATGGTGGGCCTCGGAGTTGCCAATCTGGCCGCCGGGCTTTTTCAGGGTTTTCCAATCAGCAGCAGTTCGTCACGTACGCCCGTGGCCGAGGCCGCAGGCGCCAAAACCCAGCTGACCGGAGTCATCGGCGCGCTTGCTGTTGCCTTACTGCTGGTGGTGGCACCGGACCTGTTGAAGGATTTACCCACCAGCGCATTGGCTGCGGTAGTGATCGCTTCCGCCATCGGCCTGATCGAGGTCACTGACCTGCGACGAATCTATCGAATCCAGCGTTGGGAGTTCTGGCTGTCAATCGTCTGCACCGTCGGCGTGGCCGTGCTGGGAGCTATTGAAGGCATTGGCCTGGCCATCGTGATCGCCGTCATCGAATTTCTGTGGGATGGCTGGCGTCCCTACTCTGCCGTTCTGGGACGCGCGAAAGGCGTCAAGGGTTATCACGACATCAAGCGCTATCCCGACGCACGCCTAGTTCCAGGGCTAGTGCTGTTTCGCTGGGATGCGCCGTTGTTTTTCGCCAACGCCGAGTTGTTCCATGAGCGAGTGCTCGACGCAGTGGCTGCGTCGCCTACGCCAGTGCGCTGGTTGGTCGTTGCGGCGGAACCCGTCACCAGCGTGGACGTGACCTCTGCCGACATGTTGGCGGAGCTGGACGAAACCTTGCACGCGGCGGGCATCAAGTTGTGCGTGGCCGAGATGAAGGACCCGGTCAAGGACAAACTGAAGCGATTCGGGCTTTTCGCGCGGCTTGGCGAAACGGCGTTCTTTCCAACAATAGGCACTGCGGTCGACAGCTATCTGATGATTCATCCGGTGGATTGGGAGGACGAGGATCACTGA
- the ppk2 gene encoding polyphosphate kinase 2, translated as MAKNKKKTPVKRNAAEPLKLKNKDYLEQLRLLHVEMVKLQEWVKAKGIKICIVFEGRDGAGKGGTIKALTERVSPRVFRVVALPAPTEREKSQMYIQRYLAHMPAAGEVVIFDRSWYNRAGVERVMGFCTNEQTTRFLALAPLMERLMVDSGVMLFKYWLEVSEEEQTRRLEARIKDGRKIWKLTPMDLKSYSRWYDYSRARDDMFKATDTDHAPWLVADSNDKKRARLNIISDLLSRIPYKNVPREKVILPKRQKSGGYREPNYPLRRIPEKF; from the coding sequence ATGGCAAAGAACAAGAAGAAAACCCCTGTTAAACGTAACGCCGCTGAACCCTTGAAACTGAAGAACAAAGACTATCTTGAGCAGTTACGCCTGCTGCATGTCGAAATGGTCAAGTTGCAGGAGTGGGTAAAAGCCAAGGGCATCAAGATCTGTATCGTCTTCGAGGGGCGCGACGGTGCCGGCAAGGGTGGGACGATCAAGGCGCTCACTGAAAGGGTGAGCCCGCGTGTCTTTCGGGTGGTGGCGCTACCTGCACCGACCGAGCGCGAGAAGAGCCAGATGTATATACAGCGCTACCTGGCGCACATGCCTGCGGCTGGAGAAGTGGTGATCTTCGATCGCAGTTGGTACAACCGCGCAGGGGTCGAGCGGGTGATGGGATTTTGTACCAATGAACAGACGACCCGTTTCCTGGCCCTGGCCCCCCTCATGGAACGCTTGATGGTCGACTCGGGCGTGATGCTGTTCAAGTATTGGCTGGAAGTCAGCGAAGAGGAGCAGACCCGCCGGCTCGAGGCGCGGATCAAGGATGGCCGCAAAATCTGGAAACTGACGCCAATGGATCTCAAGTCATACAGCCGTTGGTATGACTACTCGCGCGCACGTGACGACATGTTCAAGGCGACCGACACCGATCATGCTCCGTGGCTGGTGGCCGACTCGAACGACAAAAAGCGGGCCCGCCTCAACATCATCTCTGATTTGCTCAGCCGCATTCCGTACAAGAATGTACCGCGCGAGAAGGTGATTTTACCCAAACGGCAGAAATCAGGCGGCTATCGTGAGCCGAATTATCCGCTGCGGCGAATTCCAGAAAAATTCTGA
- a CDS encoding MFS transporter translates to MRKIDVHEVIDNARFNRFHWMVLFWCALIIIFDGYDLVIYGVVLPMLMKEWGLSPLQAGALGSYALFGMMFGALFFGPLSDKIGRKKAITLCVMLFSGFTVLNGFARNPTEFGLCRFIAGLGIGGVMPNVVALMNEYAPKKIRSTLVAIMFSGYSVGGMLSAGLGIVLIPSFGWQSVFYVAVLPLLLLPLIMYFLPESVGFMLRQGRNEEARHVLERVDPAYVALASDQLHMSEVKGTGTPVLQLFREGRALRTLMLWLAFFCCLLMVYALSSWLPKLMANAGYSLGSSLSFLLVLNFGAIFGAVGGGVLGDKLNLPRVLAVFFVVAAASITLLGFNSPMPVLYLLIALAGATTIGSQILLYACAAQFYSMTIRSTGLGWASGIGRNGAIVGPLLGGALLGISLPLQLNFMAFALPGAVAALAMTVFAISDQRSAKGAVQTLAPTSA, encoded by the coding sequence ATGCGCAAGATTGACGTACATGAGGTTATCGATAACGCACGATTCAACCGTTTTCACTGGATGGTGCTGTTCTGGTGCGCCCTGATCATCATCTTCGACGGATACGATTTGGTGATCTACGGCGTGGTGTTGCCGATGCTGATGAAGGAGTGGGGGCTCAGTCCCCTGCAAGCCGGCGCGCTGGGAAGTTATGCACTGTTCGGGATGATGTTCGGCGCGCTGTTTTTCGGCCCGCTGTCGGACAAGATCGGCCGCAAGAAAGCCATCACCCTGTGCGTAATGCTCTTCAGCGGTTTTACCGTGCTCAATGGTTTTGCCCGTAACCCCACCGAGTTTGGTCTCTGCCGGTTCATTGCCGGGCTGGGTATTGGCGGGGTGATGCCCAACGTCGTGGCGCTGATGAACGAGTACGCACCGAAGAAAATCCGCAGCACGTTGGTGGCGATCATGTTCAGCGGCTACTCGGTGGGCGGCATGCTCTCGGCGGGGCTCGGCATCGTGCTGATCCCGAGTTTTGGCTGGCAGTCAGTGTTTTACGTGGCGGTGCTGCCATTGCTGTTGTTGCCGCTGATCATGTACTTCCTGCCCGAATCGGTGGGTTTCATGCTGCGTCAGGGGCGCAATGAAGAGGCGCGCCACGTTCTGGAACGGGTTGATCCGGCTTACGTTGCACTCGCCAGCGATCAGTTGCACATGAGCGAAGTGAAGGGCACTGGCACCCCGGTGTTGCAACTGTTCCGCGAGGGGCGTGCGCTGCGCACGTTGATGCTGTGGCTGGCGTTCTTCTGCTGCTTGCTGATGGTCTACGCCTTGAGTTCCTGGCTGCCGAAACTGATGGCCAACGCCGGTTACAGCCTGGGTTCGAGTCTGTCGTTCCTGCTGGTGCTCAACTTCGGTGCCATATTCGGTGCGGTTGGCGGCGGGGTGCTGGGCGACAAGCTCAACCTGCCGCGCGTGTTGGCGGTGTTCTTCGTTGTGGCTGCTGCATCGATCACCTTGCTGGGCTTCAACAGTCCAATGCCGGTGTTGTACCTGCTGATTGCCCTTGCCGGCGCCACCACCATCGGCTCGCAGATTCTGTTGTACGCCTGCGCCGCGCAGTTCTACTCCATGACCATTCGCTCCACCGGTTTGGGTTGGGCCTCAGGCATCGGCCGCAACGGCGCGATCGTCGGCCCACTGCTGGGCGGTGCGTTGCTGGGGATCAGCCTGCCGCTGCAACTGAACTTCATGGCGTTTGCCTTGCCCGGTGCGGTGGCCGCCCTCGCCATGACCGTGTTCGCCATCAGCGACCAGCGCAGCGCCAAAGGTGCCGTCCAGACGCTAGCGCCGACCAGCGCTTGA
- a CDS encoding benzoate/H(+) symporter BenE family transporter produces the protein MKALFQDFSLSAAVAGVIATVISYAGPLVIIFQAAETAHLSREVLSSWVWAISIGSAVLGIGLSLRYRVPVIIAWSAPGSALLVALLPGISMPEAVGAYLVSSLIIFLVGVSGAFDWIIGKLPAAIAAAMLAGILFSFGTGLFVSLQGKPLLVLAMFATYLICKRVMPRYAVLMVLLVGCSIAFLAGDLHREALVIGLATPVWITPAFSLSAILNVALPLVMVALTGQFVPGMAVLRASGYPTPASPIIASSALGTALLAPFGCHGLNLAAITAAICTGREAHEDPRKRYVAGVVGGLCYLVLGIFGATLVSLFSAFPKELIAALAGLALFAAIAGALAGAMAVPSDREAALVTFLTTASGMSLFGLSAAFWGLIFGMVTHVLLSARRPAPATQATPVQEVVR, from the coding sequence ATGAAAGCGTTATTCCAGGACTTTTCCCTGTCTGCTGCCGTCGCCGGAGTTATCGCCACGGTGATTTCCTATGCAGGCCCCTTGGTGATCATCTTTCAGGCCGCCGAGACCGCGCACCTCTCGCGTGAAGTCTTGTCGTCCTGGGTCTGGGCGATTTCCATCGGCAGCGCCGTGCTCGGCATCGGTTTGAGCCTGCGTTACCGCGTCCCGGTGATCATCGCGTGGTCGGCACCAGGTTCGGCATTGCTGGTGGCGTTGTTGCCGGGGATCTCCATGCCGGAGGCGGTGGGCGCTTATCTGGTCAGCAGCCTGATTATTTTCCTGGTCGGAGTGTCGGGGGCGTTTGACTGGATCATCGGCAAACTGCCCGCGGCAATTGCAGCAGCGATGCTGGCGGGGATTCTGTTCAGCTTCGGCACGGGGCTGTTCGTCTCGTTGCAAGGCAAGCCGCTGTTGGTGCTGGCGATGTTTGCCACGTACCTGATCTGCAAGCGGGTGATGCCGCGTTATGCGGTGTTGATGGTGCTGCTGGTGGGCTGTTCGATTGCGTTTCTCGCCGGTGATTTGCACCGCGAAGCGCTGGTGATTGGCTTGGCCACGCCGGTATGGATCACCCCCGCGTTCAGCCTGAGCGCGATCCTGAATGTCGCCTTGCCGCTGGTGATGGTGGCGCTGACCGGCCAGTTTGTTCCCGGCATGGCGGTGCTGCGTGCCAGCGGTTACCCAACGCCGGCCAGCCCGATCATCGCCAGCAGTGCGTTGGGCACTGCGCTGTTGGCACCGTTCGGTTGTCATGGGCTGAATCTGGCGGCGATTACCGCGGCCATTTGTACCGGTCGCGAGGCCCATGAAGATCCGCGCAAACGCTATGTGGCCGGGGTCGTGGGCGGGCTGTGTTACCTGGTGCTGGGGATCTTCGGAGCCACGCTGGTTTCGTTGTTTTCGGCGTTCCCCAAGGAACTGATCGCGGCCCTGGCCGGGCTGGCGCTGTTCGCGGCGATAGCCGGGGCGTTGGCCGGTGCAATGGCGGTGCCGAGTGATCGAGAAGCCGCGCTGGTGACTTTTCTCACCACCGCCTCAGGCATGTCGCTGTTTGGTTTGTCCGCCGCATTTTGGGGGCTGATTTTCGGCATGGTCACGCATGTGCTGTTGAGTGCCCGGCGTCCCGCGCCGGCGACTCAAGCCACCCCTGTGCAGGAGGTGGTGCGCTGA
- a CDS encoding OprD family porin, producing the protein MKQILPATGSVLSLAVVSGFSSGVMAAEGGFIEDTTATLQARNYYFSRDFSDIVGANQQSKAEEWAQGFILNVKSGYTQGPVGFGVDVIGLLGLKLDSSPDRVNTGLLPVHDDGRAANDYSRLEGALKMRYSKTELKVGELQPNLPVLAFSDIRLLPPSYQGASISSNEIDGLTLQGGHLNSTSLRNEAGDEKMQAMLGHVPQRQVSSDGFNFAGADYAFNDKRSSVSAWFGQLEDIYNQRFLGFKHSEPLGDWTLGANLGYYDSREDGKKLLGNIDNQAFFSLLSAKRGGHTFYVGYQGMFGDSAFPRVFANISPLGNEVPTYEFAFTDERSWQARYDYDFAALGMPGLTSTVRYITGNNVDTGKGFEGKDHERDLDIGYVLQSGSLKGLGIRVRNVMARSNYRSDIDENRLILSYTWKLL; encoded by the coding sequence ATGAAACAGATTCTTCCAGCAACCGGTTCAGTGTTGTCCCTGGCGGTCGTCTCGGGTTTTTCCAGTGGCGTGATGGCCGCCGAGGGCGGGTTCATCGAAGACACCACGGCCACTTTGCAGGCGCGTAACTACTACTTCAGTCGGGACTTCTCGGACATCGTCGGCGCCAATCAACAGTCGAAGGCCGAAGAGTGGGCGCAGGGCTTCATCCTCAACGTCAAATCCGGTTATACCCAGGGCCCGGTCGGTTTTGGCGTGGATGTCATTGGCTTGCTCGGCCTCAAGCTCGATAGCAGTCCAGACCGGGTCAATACCGGTTTGCTGCCGGTGCACGATGACGGACGCGCGGCAAATGATTACAGCCGTCTGGAAGGTGCGTTGAAGATGCGTTACTCCAAGACCGAGTTGAAAGTGGGGGAGTTGCAACCCAACCTGCCGGTGCTGGCCTTCAGCGATATCCGTCTGCTGCCGCCCAGCTATCAGGGCGCGAGCATCAGCTCCAATGAGATCGATGGCCTGACCTTGCAAGGCGGCCACTTGAATTCGACCAGCCTGCGCAATGAGGCCGGCGACGAAAAGATGCAAGCCATGCTCGGCCATGTTCCGCAGCGTCAGGTCAGCAGCGATGGCTTCAACTTTGCCGGCGCCGACTACGCCTTCAATGACAAACGCAGCTCGGTCAGTGCCTGGTTCGGGCAACTGGAAGATATCTACAACCAGCGCTTTCTCGGCTTCAAGCACAGTGAGCCGTTGGGAGACTGGACCCTGGGCGCCAACCTTGGCTATTACGACTCGCGTGAAGACGGCAAAAAGTTGCTGGGCAATATCGACAACCAGGCGTTCTTCTCGTTGCTGTCGGCCAAGCGGGGAGGGCACACGTTTTATGTCGGCTATCAGGGCATGTTCGGCGACAGCGCTTTCCCGCGAGTCTTTGCCAACATCTCGCCATTGGGCAACGAAGTGCCGACCTACGAGTTCGCCTTCACCGATGAGCGTTCCTGGCAGGCGCGTTATGACTATGATTTCGCGGCCCTCGGCATGCCGGGGCTGACCAGCACCGTGCGCTACATCACCGGTAATAACGTCGACACTGGCAAGGGCTTTGAAGGCAAGGACCACGAGCGCGATCTGGATATCGGTTATGTGCTGCAGAGCGGCAGTCTCAAAGGCCTCGGGATCCGCGTGCGCAACGTCATGGCGCGCTCCAACTACCGCAGTGATATCGACGAGAACCGCCTGATCCTCAGCTACACCTGGAAGCTGTTATGA
- a CDS encoding DUF2790 domain-containing protein — MKTLISLFLTLVATSALAAGNEPAATSYNPSQPLDIAKVVSVTNTATACAVVPATMEYVDHQGQTHRVTYEVMGDCTSSL; from the coding sequence ATGAAAACCTTGATCAGCCTGTTTCTGACCCTCGTCGCCACCTCGGCCCTGGCCGCCGGAAACGAGCCAGCCGCCACCTCATACAACCCGTCGCAGCCGCTGGACATCGCCAAGGTGGTTTCAGTGACGAACACCGCAACCGCCTGCGCGGTTGTGCCTGCGACCATGGAGTATGTCGATCATCAGGGCCAGACCCATCGCGTGACATACGAAGTCATGGGTGACTGCACGAGCAGCCTGTGA
- a CDS encoding energy-coupling factor ABC transporter permease gives MIGAELLSPQTLTVGWLIYIPVLIWAIARAPWVELFSDSRRQHLLFGTVFALFMLWLVRRDFDTGVSYHFIGMTAVTLLLDWPLAIVGGLVAQAGLVLLGRQDMVAMGVNGALLILLPVLVTECCAILVERAQPRNPFVYIFCSGFFAAALSALLCLILALTLLWYDERFAMPYWLIDFVGYLWLLIFPEAFINGMVVSALVVFCPEWLETFNRTRYLSAPWKDDDPKS, from the coding sequence ATGATCGGTGCCGAGTTACTGTCACCCCAAACCCTCACAGTGGGTTGGCTGATCTATATTCCGGTGCTGATCTGGGCCATTGCGCGAGCCCCTTGGGTCGAACTGTTCAGCGATAGCCGCCGTCAGCATTTGTTGTTCGGCACGGTGTTCGCACTGTTCATGCTCTGGCTGGTGCGACGGGACTTCGACACCGGCGTGTCCTATCACTTCATCGGTATGACGGCGGTGACGTTACTGCTCGATTGGCCGTTGGCGATTGTCGGCGGGTTGGTCGCGCAAGCGGGATTGGTGCTCCTCGGACGGCAGGACATGGTGGCCATGGGGGTCAACGGCGCGCTGTTGATTCTGCTGCCGGTGCTGGTCACCGAGTGCTGCGCAATCCTGGTCGAACGCGCGCAGCCGCGTAATCCCTTTGTGTACATCTTCTGTTCCGGTTTTTTTGCCGCTGCGTTGTCGGCCCTGTTGTGTTTGATTCTGGCGCTCACATTGCTGTGGTACGACGAACGTTTCGCCATGCCCTATTGGCTGATAGATTTTGTCGGTTACCTGTGGCTACTGATTTTCCCGGAAGCCTTTATCAACGGCATGGTGGTCAGCGCATTGGTGGTGTTCTGCCCCGAATGGCTGGAGACGTTCAATCGTACGCGCTACCTTTCGGCGCCCTGGAAGGACGACGATCCCAAATCTTGA
- the yacG gene encoding DNA gyrase inhibitor YacG, with amino-acid sequence MSQTPTVNCPTCGAPVEWVTSNVNRPFCSDRCKLIDLGAWASEEHKIPVAPDAEDELFSGDFDPRH; translated from the coding sequence ATGAGCCAAACCCCAACCGTCAATTGTCCAACCTGCGGCGCTCCCGTCGAATGGGTCACCAGCAACGTCAACCGGCCGTTCTGTTCGGACCGCTGCAAACTGATCGACCTGGGCGCCTGGGCATCGGAAGAACACAAGATTCCGGTGGCCCCCGATGCCGAGGACGAGTTGTTCAGCGGCGACTTCGACCCGCGTCACTGA